CAATACCAAAAGGTACTTTCTTTCTCATGGAGCGTTGAACATTCTTGAAGTTCACGAAAATCCCTTGTGCCGTTTCTGGACGAAGGAAAATTTCGTTAGCAGATGAATCAGTTACTCCTTGGCTCGTTTTAAACATTAAGTTGAACTGGCGGATTTCTGTATAATCTAACGCGCCACATGTAGGACATTTGATTTCATGTTCTTGAATCAAATCGAACATTTTATCAAACGGCAGGCCATCCACAACCATTTCAATTCCCTTTGCATCCAATGCTTCTTCAATTAATTTATCTGCACGGTGGCGGGTATTACATTTTTTACAGTCAATCATTGGATCATTAAAGTTTCCAATATGACCGGATGCTTCCCATACTTTCGGGTTCATCAGGATAGCAGAATCAAGACCTACGTTATAAGGGGATTCCTGGATGAATTTCTGCCACCAAGCACGCTTGATATTGTTTTTAAGTTCGACACCTAGTGGACCATAATCCCAAGTGTTCGCCAAACCACCATAAATATCAGATCCTGGGAATACGAATCCCCGTTGTTTTGAAAGATTGACTACTTGTTCCATAGATAACATTCTAAACGCCTCCAATTAAAATAAGCACACGTCTCCGGACATAGAATCATGTCCGGGGACGAGTGCATGATAACCCGCGGTTCCACCCCGATTGGTTTTTCAACCCACTTTCACAATGAACATTTCAACTCCCGGCTGCCGTTTTCGTGTAGGTACAGGCTTTCACTATCCCTGTTCGCTCAAAATATACACTACTTATTGACCGTTCTTCGTTTACTTCATTCAAAATTAGTGTAGCATGCTTCTCCTTTCTTCGCAATAGCGAGCGTGTTGATATATAATTAGACAGTAAATACAACTTTGAAGTCTGAAGGCGGTGACATGTTTGGAATTAAATACACGTCAGAATGAAATCCTCGACATCGTCAAAGGAAACGGTCCGATTACAGGAGAGCAAATTGCTGAGCGTTTGCATTTGGCGCGCGCTACGATCCGGCCGGATTTAGCAATCTTGACGATGGCTGGATTTTTGGATGCACGACCGCGTGTAGGTTATTTCTATTCTGGCAAGAAACCTATCAAATCCGTTGCGGATGGCATGGTAGATATGATTGTAGCTAATTATCAATCAAGGCCAGTCGTTATCACTGAAAATCTATCTGTATATGATGCGATTTGCCAGTTGTTTTTAGAGGACGTAGGTACACTATTCGTAGTGGACCAGCAGTCGTTATTGACTGGCGTTGTGTCACGTAAGGATTTACTAAGAACAAGCATTGGAAGAACAGAATTAGAAAAGATCCCCGTGCATGTCATTATGACAAGGATGCCGAATGTCACATATTGCAAAAAAGAAGATACACTCATTTCCGTCGCTAAAAAAATGATGGACAGTCAAATTGATTCATTACCTATAATTCAAGAGCGTGAAAATGGGTTGGAAGTTATGGGACGAGTGACAAAAACAAATATTACTGCCGCTTTTCTTTCATTAGTGGAAGATCAAGATGTATGAGGAGTGACTGCATGACAAAATTCACATTATTCATTGTCTCGGATTCTGTCGGGGAAACTGCAGGTCTTGTGACGAAAGCAGCCGCAAGTCAGTTTCGTCATGATGTAGAAACCGTTTCCATAAAAAGATTTTCGTATATAGAAGAGAATTCGCAGTTGGAAGAAATTGTGTTCTTGGCAAAACAACAACAAGCATTGATTGTGTTTACATTGGTTAAAAGCCAAATGAGAGAGCAATTACATCTACTTTGCGAAGAATTGAAAGTGCCTGCCATAGACTTACTTGGTCCATTGATTGAAAAGATGGGAGACCAGTTGAAACAAGTACCGTTTGAAGAGCCTGGTCTTGTCAGAAAGTTGGACGATGATTATTTCAAGAAAATCGAAGCGATTGAGTTTGCGGTTCGCTATGATGATGGAAGAGACACACGTGGAATTTTAGAAGCGGACATTGTGTTAATCGGTGTTTCGCGAACTTCCAAAACGCCGTTATCCCAATTCCTTGCGAATAAAGGTTTTAAAGTGGCCAATGTGCCGCTTGTGCCTGAAGTAGACCCGCCATCGGAACTGTTTTCCATTGATCCTGCCAAGTGCTTCGGCCTATGTATTTCCGCAGAGCAATTGA
This window of the Sporosarcina ureae genome carries:
- a CDS encoding helix-turn-helix transcriptional regulator, which produces MTCLELNTRQNEILDIVKGNGPITGEQIAERLHLARATIRPDLAILTMAGFLDARPRVGYFYSGKKPIKSVADGMVDMIVANYQSRPVVITENLSVYDAICQLFLEDVGTLFVVDQQSLLTGVVSRKDLLRTSIGRTELEKIPVHVIMTRMPNVTYCKKEDTLISVAKKMMDSQIDSLPIIQERENGLEVMGRVTKTNITAAFLSLVEDQDV
- a CDS encoding pyruvate, water dikinase regulatory protein; the encoded protein is MTKFTLFIVSDSVGETAGLVTKAAASQFRHDVETVSIKRFSYIEENSQLEEIVFLAKQQQALIVFTLVKSQMREQLHLLCEELKVPAIDLLGPLIEKMGDQLKQVPFEEPGLVRKLDDDYFKKIEAIEFAVRYDDGRDTRGILEADIVLIGVSRTSKTPLSQFLANKGFKVANVPLVPEVDPPSELFSIDPAKCFGLCISAEQLNSIRKSRLETLGLKDDANYAKIARIQQEIDYFNEITTRVGCNVIDVTNRAVEETANTILKAFSARKAN